The Acinetobacter pittii genome contains a region encoding:
- a CDS encoding LysR substrate-binding domain-containing protein, whose product MPSIKTLQAFEQTARFGNVAKAAEHLNLTPSAVSHQIAKLEEMIGQSLFIRGARGVTLTPSGERYFQDVTTILHNLMLATEKAADKSPKDSLYIHSSPSFGLLWLLPRLESFKEKFPMIQVNLSCSYENLHFTRDKIDIDIRHGLPNWTGVEIRTIRNEKLEVLASPKLLERSPVYKPQDLLKKDLILSRSTLVTWPQWFAHQGLSIPEFPYTLSFDRSYMSLEAATHGLGFVLESNLLTQNYLESGKLVRVFADELSIPISAHHLVYPRTHQFIPKIELFLNWIYDELAD is encoded by the coding sequence ATGCCCTCAATTAAAACATTACAAGCTTTTGAACAAACCGCCCGTTTCGGCAATGTTGCCAAGGCAGCCGAGCATTTGAATCTCACGCCTTCAGCAGTGAGTCATCAAATTGCTAAGCTTGAAGAAATGATTGGGCAGAGTTTATTTATTCGTGGTGCCCGTGGTGTGACACTGACCCCTTCTGGTGAACGCTATTTTCAAGATGTCACCACCATTTTGCATAACCTAATGTTAGCCACGGAAAAAGCTGCCGATAAAAGCCCTAAAGACAGTTTATATATTCATTCATCCCCAAGTTTTGGTTTGCTTTGGTTGCTCCCTCGCCTCGAGTCATTTAAAGAAAAGTTCCCAATGATTCAGGTTAACTTGTCATGTTCCTATGAAAATTTGCACTTTACTCGCGACAAGATCGACATTGATATTCGTCATGGTTTGCCCAACTGGACAGGGGTAGAAATCAGAACGATTCGTAATGAAAAGCTTGAAGTGCTTGCGTCCCCTAAGCTGCTGGAACGTAGTCCGGTTTATAAACCTCAAGATTTATTAAAGAAGGATCTGATTTTATCGCGTTCAACCTTAGTGACATGGCCCCAATGGTTTGCCCATCAGGGTTTAAGTATTCCTGAGTTTCCTTACACTTTGAGTTTTGACCGCTCTTATATGTCACTTGAGGCGGCCACACACGGGCTAGGTTTTGTTTTGGAAAGTAATTTACTCACTCAAAATTACTTAGAATCTGGAAAATTAGTGAGAGTTTTTGCAGATGAACTATCGATTCCTATCTCGGCTCATCATTTGGTGTATCCAAGAACCCACCAATTTATTCCTAAAATTGAACTGTTTTTAAACTGGATTTATGATGAGTTGGCGGATTGA
- the ttuB gene encoding MFS transporter yields MDTVFSSEVDTAVRKSAYRKIAFRLMPFLMLCYFCAYLDRVNVGFAKLQMMSDLQFSEAVYGLGAGIFFIGYFLCEVPSNIVLHKVGARRWIARIMITWGILSGCFAFVQTEWQFYTLRFLLGVAEAGLAPGLLLYLTYWFPSYRRARMTVLWFIAIPISGMIGGPLSGLIMDRMSGVHGWFGWQWMFVIEAIPTVLVGLLVLAVLKDSVQDANWLSQDEKNLVKQELAQDNQHKEGHASVKEFIADKRLWLLAGIYFCVVMGQYAITFWLPTLIRNSGISDNWHIGLLTSLPYMCAIVVMLLAGRSGDHFQERRWHLIIPMCAGAIALTLATLFASNLTLSLICLCIAASGVLTASSLFWMLPTNFLGGVSAAAGIAAVNSFANLAGFCSPYLIGWVTTNTGSNAIGMFLITAVLIFGASLVLRVPAKLVNR; encoded by the coding sequence ATGGATACAGTATTTTCATCTGAAGTAGATACGGCGGTTCGTAAATCGGCCTATCGAAAAATTGCATTTCGGCTCATGCCATTTTTGATGCTTTGTTATTTTTGTGCCTATTTAGATCGAGTAAATGTGGGTTTTGCCAAACTCCAAATGATGAGCGATTTACAGTTTAGTGAAGCTGTATATGGGCTAGGCGCAGGGATTTTCTTTATTGGTTATTTTCTTTGTGAAGTACCAAGTAACATTGTACTTCACAAGGTAGGCGCAAGACGTTGGATTGCCCGAATCATGATTACATGGGGCATTTTGTCAGGCTGTTTTGCTTTTGTTCAAACCGAATGGCAATTTTACACCTTACGTTTTTTATTGGGTGTCGCCGAAGCTGGACTAGCTCCAGGTTTGTTGCTCTATCTCACTTATTGGTTTCCATCTTACCGCCGTGCACGCATGACCGTACTTTGGTTTATCGCGATTCCAATTTCGGGAATGATTGGTGGACCACTTTCAGGCTTAATCATGGACCGAATGAGCGGCGTACATGGCTGGTTTGGATGGCAGTGGATGTTTGTAATTGAAGCCATTCCTACTGTACTTGTTGGCCTGCTTGTACTTGCTGTTTTAAAAGATTCAGTTCAAGACGCCAACTGGTTATCCCAAGACGAAAAGAACTTGGTGAAGCAAGAACTTGCTCAGGATAACCAGCACAAAGAAGGTCATGCTAGTGTTAAAGAGTTCATCGCAGATAAGCGCTTATGGCTATTGGCAGGTATCTATTTTTGTGTAGTGATGGGCCAATACGCCATTACCTTTTGGTTGCCAACTCTTATTCGCAACTCAGGCATTAGTGATAACTGGCATATTGGGCTACTTACGAGTCTTCCTTATATGTGCGCTATTGTGGTTATGCTTTTGGCAGGGCGTAGTGGTGACCATTTCCAAGAACGCCGTTGGCACTTAATTATCCCGATGTGTGCAGGCGCTATAGCACTCACACTTGCGACTTTATTCGCTTCAAATCTAACGCTCTCTTTAATTTGCCTTTGCATCGCAGCCTCAGGTGTGCTGACGGCATCCTCTTTATTCTGGATGTTACCAACCAACTTTTTGGGTGGTGTTTCCGCAGCGGCAGGTATTGCCGCAGTGAATAGCTTCGCCAATCTTGCAGGATTTTGCTCACCTTATTTAATCGGTTGGGTCACCACCAACACAGGTTCAAATGCAATCGGCATGTTCTTAATCACAGCAGTATTAATTTTCGGTGCCAGTCTGGTTCTGCGTGTTCCGGCAAAACTGGTCAATCGTTAA
- the mro gene encoding aldose epimerase family protein, with amino-acid sequence MKKLVILGVTIYSFAQLANAATLNVKPYGTTQNGQKVDLYTMSNNNGVSVSFISFGGVITQILTPDAQGKQNNIVLGFDDLKGYEVTDTKEGIHFGGLIGRYANRIGNAKFSLDGKTYNLEKNNGPNSLHSGNPGFDKRVWQVKPLVSKGETVKASLKLTSPNGDQGFPGKLDVEVIYSLSDQNEFQIEYKAKTDQPTVVNLTNHSYFNLSGAGNNPYGVLDHVVQLNADRILITDQNSLPTGEIASVAGTPFDFRTPKAIVKDIRANNQQLAYGYGYDQTWVINQKSQGKLNLAASVVDPKSKRTMQVLTTEPSVQMYTANHLLGNIVGANGVLYRQADALALETQHFPDSPNQPSFPSTRLNPNQTYNSVTVFKFGVQK; translated from the coding sequence ATGAAAAAATTAGTAATTTTAGGTGTCACGATTTATAGCTTTGCACAACTTGCAAATGCAGCAACGTTAAATGTAAAACCCTATGGCACAACTCAAAATGGTCAAAAAGTTGATCTATACACCATGAGCAACAATAATGGTGTCTCCGTATCTTTTATTAGTTTCGGTGGTGTAATTACACAAATCTTGACTCCCGATGCCCAAGGTAAACAAAATAATATTGTTTTGGGCTTCGATGATCTAAAAGGCTATGAAGTTACTGATACCAAGGAAGGCATTCATTTTGGCGGATTAATTGGTCGTTATGCGAACCGTATTGGCAATGCTAAATTTAGCTTAGATGGAAAAACGTATAACCTCGAAAAAAATAATGGCCCGAACTCATTACATAGCGGCAATCCTGGTTTTGATAAACGTGTATGGCAAGTTAAGCCTCTGGTTTCTAAAGGTGAAACCGTTAAAGCGTCTCTGAAGTTAACCAGTCCAAATGGTGATCAAGGATTTCCCGGAAAATTAGATGTAGAAGTGATCTACAGTCTTTCAGATCAAAATGAATTCCAGATTGAATATAAAGCCAAAACTGATCAACCGACAGTCGTCAACCTTACCAACCACAGTTATTTCAACTTATCAGGCGCTGGCAATAATCCTTATGGCGTACTAGATCATGTGGTACAACTCAATGCAGACCGTATATTGATAACCGATCAAAACTCTTTACCCACAGGTGAAATAGCTTCGGTTGCAGGTACACCTTTTGATTTTCGGACACCTAAAGCAATTGTGAAAGATATTCGAGCGAATAATCAGCAATTGGCCTATGGATATGGCTATGACCAAACTTGGGTAATTAATCAAAAGTCTCAAGGGAAACTCAATCTTGCAGCTAGTGTGGTTGATCCAAAATCTAAACGGACCATGCAGGTTTTAACTACTGAACCAAGCGTTCAAATGTATACAGCCAATCATTTATTAGGAAATATTGTTGGCGCAAATGGTGTGCTCTATCGACAAGCAGACGCGCTAGCATTAGAAACACAGCATTTTCCAGACAGCCCTAATCAACCATCCTTCCCTTCTACACGTTTAAACCCGAATCAAACTTATAACAGTGTTACCGTATTTAAGTTTGGTGTTCAAAAATAG
- a CDS encoding transketolase: MLNVDKADQIAELQQRAYHIRQHALRMGQVQGQGYVGQALGAADLLAVSYFHAMKYQPENPEWEGRDRFYLSIGHYAIALYAALIEAKIIPLEELETYGADDSRLPMSGMASYTPGMEITGGSLGHGLGIAVGACLGLKQKKSDAFVYNLLSDGELNEGSTWEAVMSASHWKLDNLIAIIDVNNQQADGHSSEILAFEPIVDRWQSFGWYTQRVDGNNMEALLEAFDQARNHEGACPRVIICDTKMGKGVSFLESREKTHFIRVDEHEWDDALNILTHYGQ; encoded by the coding sequence ATGTTAAATGTTGATAAAGCAGACCAAATTGCCGAGTTGCAACAACGTGCCTACCACATTCGCCAACATGCTTTACGTATGGGACAAGTACAAGGCCAAGGCTATGTTGGACAAGCCTTAGGTGCAGCAGATTTGCTCGCTGTATCTTATTTCCATGCCATGAAATATCAGCCAGAAAACCCTGAGTGGGAAGGTCGTGACCGTTTTTATCTCTCTATTGGGCACTATGCAATTGCACTTTATGCGGCCTTAATTGAAGCAAAAATTATCCCACTTGAAGAACTTGAAACTTACGGTGCAGATGATAGTCGTCTACCGATGTCGGGTATGGCTTCATATACACCGGGCATGGAAATTACAGGTGGCTCATTGGGTCATGGTCTTGGAATTGCAGTCGGCGCATGTTTAGGACTAAAACAGAAAAAGTCGGATGCTTTTGTTTATAACTTACTGTCCGATGGAGAGCTAAATGAAGGCTCAACATGGGAAGCCGTGATGTCTGCTTCGCATTGGAAACTAGATAACTTGATTGCCATTATTGATGTGAATAATCAGCAGGCAGATGGGCACTCCAGCGAAATTTTAGCATTTGAGCCAATTGTTGATCGTTGGCAGTCATTTGGTTGGTACACCCAACGCGTAGATGGCAATAACATGGAAGCTCTGCTTGAGGCATTCGATCAGGCACGAAACCATGAGGGAGCATGCCCAAGAGTCATTATTTGTGACACCAAAATGGGTAAAGGTGTGTCGTTCTTGGAAAGCCGTGAAAAAACACATTTCATTCGTGTTGATGAACATGAATGGGACGATGCTTTAAATATTTTGACCCACTACGGACAGTAA
- a CDS encoding SDR family NAD(P)-dependent oxidoreductase → MLLKGKVALITGAASERGIGRATAEIFAQQGAKVIIVDLDIAQSQNAAKALGEGHLGLAANVANEEQVKAAVEQALQHYGKIDILINNAGITQPVKTLDIQRSDYDRILDVSLRGTLIMSQAVIPSMKANGGGSIVCLSSVSAQRGGGIFGGPHYSAAKAGVLGLAKAMAREFGGDQIRVNSLTPGLIQTDITGGLMNDDRRHDILAGIPLGRLGKAQDVANAALFLASDLSAYLTGVTLDVNGGMLIH, encoded by the coding sequence ATGTTACTAAAAGGAAAAGTGGCATTAATTACCGGTGCAGCATCAGAACGTGGAATTGGGCGAGCAACCGCAGAAATCTTTGCACAACAGGGTGCCAAAGTCATTATTGTTGATTTAGATATTGCTCAAAGCCAAAACGCTGCAAAGGCGCTTGGTGAAGGACATTTAGGCCTTGCTGCAAACGTTGCAAATGAAGAACAGGTCAAAGCAGCTGTTGAACAAGCACTACAGCACTATGGCAAGATTGATATTTTAATTAACAATGCGGGCATTACTCAGCCAGTTAAAACCCTCGATATTCAACGCAGTGACTATGACCGTATTTTAGATGTCAGCCTGCGCGGAACACTGATTATGTCGCAAGCGGTTATTCCATCTATGAAAGCAAACGGTGGTGGAAGTATTGTCTGTCTATCTTCAGTTTCAGCACAACGTGGTGGCGGTATCTTTGGCGGACCGCATTATAGCGCTGCAAAGGCAGGCGTGTTAGGCCTGGCAAAAGCGATGGCTCGTGAGTTTGGTGGTGACCAGATTCGTGTAAATTCTCTTACTCCAGGTCTAATCCAGACTGATATTACTGGCGGTTTAATGAATGATGACCGTCGTCACGACATTCTGGCTGGTATTCCGCTTGGCCGTTTAGGTAAAGCACAAGATGTTGCAAATGCAGCACTATTTTTGGCAAGTGACCTGTCAGCTTATTTGACTGGTGTCACACTCGATGTAAATGGTGGCATGCTGATTCATTAA
- the metH gene encoding methionine synthase: MSTLATLKALLAKRILIIDGAMGTMIQRHKLEEADYRGERFADWAHDLKGNNDLLVLTQPQIIQGIHEAYLDAGADIIETNSFNGTRVSMSDYHMEDLVPEINREAARLAKAACEKYSTPDKPRFVAGVLGPTSRTCSISPNVNDPAFRNITFDELKENYIEATHALIEGGADIILIETVFDTLNCKAAIFAVKEVFKQIGRELPIMISGTITDASGRTLTGQTAEAFWNSVRHGDLLSIGFNCALGADAMRPHVKTISDVADTFVSAHPNAGLPNAFGEYDETPEQTAALLKEFAESGLINITGGCCGTTPDHIRAIANAVKDIVPRQVPETVPACRLSGLEPFNIYDDSLFVNVGERTNVTGSKKFLRLIREENFAEALEVAQQQVEAGAQIIDINMDEGMLDSQNAMVHFLNLVASEPDISRVPIMIDSSKWEIIEAGLKCVQGKPVVNSISLKEGYDEFVEKARLCRQYGAAIIVMAFDETGQADTAARKREICKRSYDILVNDVGFPAEDIIFDPNVFAVATGIEEHNNYGVDFIEATGWIKQNLPHAMISGGVSNVSFSFRGNEPVREAIHSVFLYHAIKQGMTMGIVNAGQMAIYDDIPAELKEAVEDVILNQNQGESGQAATEKLLEVAEKYRGQGGATKEAENLEWRNESVEKRLEYALVKGITTYIDEDTEEARLKAKRPLDVIEGALMDGMNVVGDLFGSGKMFLPQVVKSARVMKQAVAWLNPYIEAEKTGSQSKGKVLMATVKGDVHDIGKNIVGVVLGCNGYDIVDLGVMVPCEKILQTAIDEKCDIIGLSGLITPSLDEMVFVAKEMQRKGFNIPLLIGGATTSKAHTAVKIDPQYQNDAVIYVADASRAVGVATTLLSKEMRGNFIAEHRAEYAKIRERLANKQPKAAKLTYAESVENGFKIDESYVPPKPNLLGTQVLTNYPLATLVEYFDWTPFFISWSLAGKFPKILEDEVVGEAATDLYNQAQAMLKDIIDNNRFDARAVFGMFPAQRTNADTVSVFDEAGKNVTHTFEHLRQQSDKVTGKPNLSLADYIRKDREQQDYLGGFTVSIFGAEELANEYKAKGDDYSAILVQSLADRFAEAFAEHLHERIRKEFWGYKADEQLSNEELIKEKYVGIRPAPGYPACPEHSEKAVLFDWLGSTDKIGTKLTEHFAMMPPSSVSGFYYSHPQSEYFNVGKISQDQLEDYAKRKGWTLDEAKRWLAPNLDDSIA; encoded by the coding sequence GCGCTTCTTGCCAAACGTATTTTGATTATTGATGGTGCAATGGGCACGATGATTCAGCGCCATAAATTGGAAGAAGCCGACTACCGTGGTGAGCGTTTTGCCGATTGGGCACATGACTTAAAAGGTAACAATGACCTTTTGGTTCTGACACAGCCTCAAATTATTCAAGGTATTCATGAAGCTTATCTTGATGCAGGTGCAGACATTATTGAAACCAATAGCTTTAACGGCACGCGTGTTTCAATGTCTGACTATCATATGGAAGATCTTGTTCCAGAGATTAACCGAGAAGCAGCACGTTTAGCCAAAGCAGCTTGTGAAAAGTACTCAACTCCAGATAAACCGCGTTTTGTCGCAGGTGTCCTTGGGCCAACATCACGTACTTGTTCAATTTCACCGAATGTAAATGACCCTGCCTTTCGTAACATTACTTTTGATGAGTTAAAAGAAAACTATATTGAAGCGACGCATGCGCTCATTGAAGGCGGCGCAGATATCATTCTGATTGAAACCGTATTTGACACATTAAACTGTAAAGCAGCGATTTTTGCGGTTAAAGAAGTCTTTAAACAAATTGGTCGCGAATTACCAATCATGATTTCAGGGACCATTACCGATGCATCGGGTCGTACCTTAACAGGTCAAACTGCCGAAGCTTTCTGGAACTCTGTACGTCATGGCGACTTGCTATCGATTGGCTTTAACTGTGCGCTTGGTGCAGATGCAATGCGTCCTCACGTAAAAACCATTTCCGATGTAGCAGATACGTTTGTTTCAGCGCACCCAAATGCAGGCTTACCAAACGCATTTGGTGAATATGACGAAACGCCAGAACAAACGGCAGCATTATTAAAAGAATTTGCAGAAAGCGGCTTAATCAATATTACTGGTGGTTGCTGTGGTACAACACCTGACCATATCCGTGCGATTGCCAATGCGGTAAAAGATATTGTGCCTCGTCAAGTTCCTGAAACTGTACCTGCATGCCGTTTGAGTGGTTTAGAACCATTTAATATTTATGATGACTCACTTTTTGTGAACGTGGGTGAACGTACTAACGTTACAGGTTCGAAAAAATTCTTACGCTTAATTCGTGAAGAAAACTTTGCCGAAGCTTTAGAAGTGGCACAGCAGCAAGTTGAAGCTGGCGCTCAGATTATCGACATTAACATGGATGAAGGGATGCTCGATTCGCAAAATGCGATGGTGCATTTCTTAAACCTTGTGGCTTCTGAACCAGATATCTCTCGTGTACCAATCATGATCGACTCATCAAAATGGGAAATCATTGAAGCTGGCTTAAAATGCGTACAAGGTAAACCCGTTGTTAACTCGATTTCTTTAAAAGAAGGTTATGACGAGTTTGTAGAAAAAGCTCGCCTGTGCCGTCAATATGGTGCTGCAATTATTGTTATGGCATTTGACGAAACAGGTCAGGCCGACACTGCTGCACGTAAGCGTGAAATCTGTAAACGCTCATATGACATTTTGGTTAATGATGTTGGCTTCCCTGCTGAAGATATTATTTTTGACCCGAACGTGTTTGCAGTTGCAACAGGGATTGAAGAACACAATAACTATGGCGTCGACTTTATTGAGGCCACAGGTTGGATTAAACAGAACTTACCTCACGCCATGATTTCTGGTGGTGTATCGAACGTTTCGTTCTCGTTCCGTGGTAACGAGCCTGTTCGTGAAGCCATTCACTCTGTGTTCTTGTACCATGCCATCAAGCAAGGCATGACCATGGGTATTGTGAATGCTGGCCAAATGGCAATTTATGATGATATTCCAGCCGAGCTAAAAGAAGCAGTTGAAGATGTCATCTTAAACCAAAACCAAGGTGAGTCTGGTCAGGCTGCAACCGAGAAACTACTTGAAGTGGCGGAAAAATACCGCGGACAAGGTGGTGCTACCAAAGAAGCCGAGAACCTAGAATGGCGTAATGAGTCAGTCGAAAAACGTCTTGAATACGCTTTAGTTAAAGGTATTACCACTTATATTGATGAAGATACCGAAGAAGCTCGCCTCAAAGCCAAACGTCCTTTAGATGTGATTGAAGGCGCTTTGATGGACGGTATGAACGTAGTTGGTGACTTGTTCGGGTCAGGCAAAATGTTCTTGCCACAAGTTGTAAAATCTGCACGTGTTATGAAGCAAGCTGTGGCTTGGCTCAATCCATACATTGAAGCTGAAAAAACAGGTAGCCAATCTAAAGGTAAAGTCCTGATGGCAACTGTTAAAGGCGACGTACACGATATTGGTAAAAATATCGTAGGCGTAGTACTCGGCTGTAATGGTTATGACATTGTTGACCTTGGCGTAATGGTACCTTGCGAGAAAATCCTGCAAACTGCAATTGATGAAAAATGTGACATCATCGGCTTGTCAGGTCTGATCACACCGTCTTTAGATGAGATGGTATTCGTTGCGAAAGAAATGCAACGTAAAGGTTTTAACATTCCTTTATTGATTGGTGGTGCAACAACTTCCAAAGCACATACAGCAGTAAAAATTGACCCTCAGTACCAAAACGATGCGGTGATTTATGTTGCAGATGCTTCACGTGCTGTGGGTGTCGCAACAACATTACTTTCGAAAGAAATGCGTGGGAACTTTATTGCAGAGCACCGTGCTGAATATGCCAAGATCCGTGAGCGCTTAGCCAATAAACAGCCAAAAGCTGCAAAATTGACCTATGCTGAGTCAGTTGAAAACGGTTTTAAAATTGACGAAAGTTATGTACCACCAAAACCAAACCTTTTGGGAACACAAGTTTTAACGAACTACCCGCTTGCTACACTCGTCGAGTATTTTGACTGGACACCATTCTTCATTTCTTGGAGCTTGGCAGGTAAATTCCCGAAAATTTTAGAAGATGAAGTGGTGGGTGAAGCGGCAACTGACTTGTACAACCAAGCACAAGCAATGTTGAAAGATATTATCGACAACAACCGTTTTGATGCCCGTGCTGTATTTGGTATGTTCCCTGCTCAACGCACTAACGCTGACACAGTGAGCGTATTTGATGAAGCGGGTAAAAATGTTACGCATACTTTTGAACACTTACGTCAGCAATCTGACAAAGTAACAGGTAAACCAAACTTGTCTTTAGCAGATTACATTCGTAAGGATCGTGAGCAACAAGACTACTTAGGCGGATTCACTGTATCTATTTTTGGTGCAGAAGAACTGGCCAATGAGTACAAAGCCAAAGGTGATGACTACTCTGCAATCTTAGTTCAGTCATTGGCAGACCGTTTTGCTGAAGCCTTTGCAGAACACTTACATGAACGCATTCGTAAAGAGTTCTGGGGTTATAAAGCAGATGAACAGCTCAGCAATGAAGAACTGATTAAAGAGAAATATGTCGGTATTCGCCCTGCACCGGGCTACCCTGCTTGCCCAGAGCACTCTGAAAAAGCGGTGTTGTTCGACTGGTTAGGTTCTACCGACAAAATCGGTACTAAACTGACTGAACACTTTGCCATGATGCCACCATCTTCGGTGAGTGGTTTCTATTATTCTCATCCTCAGAGTGAATACTTTAACGTAGGTAAAATCTCTCAAGACCAACTTGAAGATTACGCAAAACGTAAAGGTTGGACACTGGATGAAGCGAAGCGTTGGTTAGCACCAAATTTAGATGATTCGATTGCTTAA
- the fsr gene encoding MFS transporter, with protein sequence MTSSIQLKDGIANTVANDQPQGMIIKIVGAVAVAHLLNDLIQAVLPAIYPMLKANFSLSFAEVGLISFVYQITGSLLQPWIGLYTDKHPKPYLLPLGMVVTFCGIILLAFSPSFAVLLCASALIGVGSATFHPEASRVARMASGGRFGTAQSTFQVGGNTGTAIGPLLAALLIVPFGQHAVACLVIFALLAIWVLFGVSRWTVSHAKSQVVARATQAHTKLHGRKLIIALSTISVLMFAKFTYIASISNYFTFYLIQKFHISIQTAQLHLFAFLAAVALGTFAGGPIGDKIGRKAVIWVSFVGMAPFALMMPFANLFWTTVFSIIAGLVLSSAFAAMVVYAQEAVPGRVGMIAGLMFGLMFGVSGIAAAGLGHLADINGIEWVFGLCSLLPLLGFATAFLPNTKVK encoded by the coding sequence ATGACGTCTTCAATACAATTGAAAGATGGTATTGCCAATACCGTTGCAAATGATCAGCCGCAGGGAATGATTATTAAAATTGTAGGCGCCGTGGCGGTTGCACATTTACTGAACGATTTAATTCAGGCAGTGCTACCAGCCATCTATCCAATGCTAAAAGCAAACTTTTCGCTGAGTTTTGCGGAGGTTGGCCTGATTTCGTTTGTATATCAAATTACAGGTTCGCTGCTACAACCTTGGATTGGACTTTATACCGATAAACATCCAAAACCATATCTTCTTCCACTTGGAATGGTTGTCACATTCTGCGGCATTATCTTGTTAGCATTTTCACCAAGTTTTGCTGTGTTGTTATGTGCATCTGCGCTTATTGGGGTGGGGTCTGCAACATTTCATCCAGAAGCTTCACGTGTGGCACGAATGGCATCGGGCGGGCGCTTCGGTACAGCTCAGTCGACTTTCCAAGTGGGCGGAAATACAGGTACTGCCATTGGTCCATTATTAGCAGCGTTACTGATTGTTCCATTTGGGCAGCATGCAGTTGCGTGCTTGGTGATATTTGCACTTTTAGCGATTTGGGTTTTATTTGGTGTAAGTCGTTGGACTGTGAGTCATGCAAAAAGTCAGGTGGTTGCACGTGCTACCCAAGCACATACTAAATTGCATGGTCGTAAGCTCATTATTGCTTTGAGCACAATTAGTGTATTGATGTTTGCCAAATTTACCTACATTGCCAGCATTAGTAACTACTTTACTTTTTACTTAATTCAAAAGTTCCATATCAGTATTCAAACAGCTCAATTGCATTTGTTTGCCTTTTTGGCAGCCGTTGCTTTAGGTACATTTGCAGGTGGCCCAATTGGTGACAAAATTGGCCGTAAAGCGGTTATCTGGGTTTCATTTGTTGGTATGGCGCCGTTTGCATTAATGATGCCGTTTGCAAACCTATTTTGGACAACGGTTTTCTCAATTATTGCAGGTTTAGTGTTGTCATCGGCTTTTGCAGCAATGGTGGTTTACGCACAAGAAGCTGTTCCGGGCCGTGTAGGCATGATTGCAGGTTTAATGTTCGGTCTGATGTTCGGGGTAAGCGGTATTGCCGCAGCTGGCTTAGGGCATTTAGCGGATATTAACGGCATTGAATGGGTATTTGGTTTATGTTCATTGTTGCCATTACTTGGTTTTGCAACCGCATTTTTACCCAACACAAAGGTAAAATAA
- a CDS encoding transketolase family protein, with the protein MSQLANPPKKKLTTSAMIASIAAEGQPTKPAPFGHALNALAKERDDIVGLSADLSKYTDLHIFAKENPDKFFQMGMAEQLLMSAAAGLAREGFVPFATTYAVFASRRAYDFICMAIAEDNLNVKIVAALPGLTTGYGPSHQATDDIAIFRAMPNLMVIDPCDALEIEQAIPQIAAHNGPVYMRLLRGQVPLVLDKYNYQFKLGKAQMIKPGKDLLIISTGLLTMRALEAAEELEKEGIEVSVLHVPTIKPLDEQTILDEVAKGGRPVLTAENHSVIGGLGEAVGSLLLRNGQHPRFDMIGLPDAFLDAGALPTLHDRYGISTEAVKEKIKSHLK; encoded by the coding sequence ATGAGCCAGTTAGCCAATCCCCCTAAGAAAAAACTAACCACTTCGGCAATGATTGCTTCTATTGCTGCGGAGGGCCAACCGACCAAACCAGCACCATTTGGACATGCACTCAATGCCTTAGCAAAAGAGCGTGACGATATTGTGGGGTTATCAGCAGATTTATCTAAATACACTGATTTACATATTTTCGCTAAAGAAAACCCAGACAAGTTTTTCCAAATGGGCATGGCAGAACAACTTTTGATGAGTGCAGCAGCAGGACTTGCTCGTGAAGGATTTGTTCCTTTTGCAACAACTTATGCTGTGTTTGCATCACGCCGTGCCTATGACTTTATTTGTATGGCAATTGCGGAAGATAACCTCAATGTCAAAATTGTAGCAGCTCTTCCAGGATTAACCACGGGCTACGGCCCAAGTCATCAGGCAACGGATGATATTGCAATTTTTCGCGCTATGCCGAACTTGATGGTTATCGATCCATGTGATGCCTTGGAAATAGAACAGGCGATTCCTCAGATTGCCGCGCATAATGGTCCGGTATATATGCGTTTATTGCGTGGTCAGGTTCCATTAGTGCTCGATAAATACAACTATCAGTTTAAATTGGGTAAGGCACAGATGATTAAACCGGGTAAAGATTTACTCATTATTTCCACTGGTTTATTGACCATGCGTGCGCTTGAGGCAGCCGAAGAGCTTGAAAAAGAGGGCATTGAGGTTTCAGTGCTACATGTACCGACCATTAAGCCTCTAGATGAACAAACTATTTTGGATGAAGTCGCAAAAGGTGGCCGTCCTGTTTTAACTGCCGAAAATCATTCGGTCATTGGTGGGTTAGGGGAAGCAGTTGGTTCATTACTTCTAAGAAATGGTCAACATCCTCGTTTTGACATGATTGGTTTGCCAGATGCATTTTTAGATGCAGGGGCATTACCCACTTTGCATGATCGATATGGTATTTCAACTGAAGCAGTTAAAGAGAAGATTAAATCACATTTGAAGTAA